A genomic region of Friedmanniella luteola contains the following coding sequences:
- a CDS encoding DUF2207 domain-containing protein, translating into MRRLAATAFLALLLVLAVPGTAAADEDNWSIPRYDLTASAAADGAVDVRLSFDFDFAGTEGHGPYVTLPLRQRIAGDPDHERAFTVTDVTAASPSGAPAQVETEEDGGALAIRVGDEDVEVDGVQSYEIGYRIRGVVNPATGTAGQDEIFWNVVGDAWEVPLSGVTVRLTGPAAVVGARCSAGQDGSDAACAAADVAGDTVTYRQDRVEPGTGLTVTAAWPAGTFVGAEPQLVPRRHLGNTFTLDPLTGGLAAALALVGAGALAAHARRRGRDQQYVGLTPGLGPVGAETAATVPRSRRAPVAVRFTPPDGVRPGELGTLLDEVAHTHHVTATVVDLAVRGHLRITETRAADGDGDGGTEVRSWRLVRTAERDRPVERLLPYEDLVLQRLFDGRSEVALDDLGPSFTGTVGKVQAALYAAVTDQGWFVANPATVRRRWYGIGAAVLLAGAALTLVLALTVGWGLVGLAVVLVGVLVLVVAHTMPARTAAGSAVLAQALGFKTYLETAEADQIRFEEGEDLFSRYLPHAIAFGVAERWAGVFAELAARGHDVPVPAWYVGPQPFAFAAVGGSSFADTLGAFSQAATTSMTAATAGTSGGSGMSSGFAGGGVGGGGGGGW; encoded by the coding sequence GTGAGACGACTCGCCGCCACCGCGTTCCTCGCTCTGCTCCTCGTGCTCGCCGTGCCCGGCACGGCCGCGGCCGACGAGGACAACTGGTCCATCCCCCGCTACGACCTGACGGCCAGCGCCGCGGCCGACGGGGCGGTGGACGTCCGCCTCTCCTTCGACTTCGACTTCGCCGGCACCGAGGGCCACGGTCCCTACGTCACGCTGCCGCTCCGGCAGCGGATCGCCGGCGACCCCGACCACGAGCGCGCCTTCACCGTCACCGACGTCACCGCCGCCAGTCCCAGCGGGGCGCCCGCTCAGGTCGAGACCGAGGAGGACGGCGGGGCGCTCGCGATCCGGGTCGGCGACGAGGACGTCGAGGTCGACGGGGTGCAGAGCTACGAGATCGGCTACCGGATCCGCGGCGTGGTCAACCCCGCCACCGGGACCGCCGGCCAGGACGAGATCTTCTGGAACGTCGTGGGCGACGCCTGGGAGGTGCCGCTGAGCGGGGTCACGGTCCGCCTGACCGGCCCGGCCGCGGTGGTCGGCGCCCGCTGCTCCGCCGGCCAGGACGGTTCCGACGCCGCCTGCGCGGCCGCCGACGTCGCCGGGGACACGGTGACCTACCGGCAGGACCGCGTGGAGCCGGGCACCGGCCTCACCGTCACCGCCGCCTGGCCGGCCGGGACCTTCGTGGGGGCGGAGCCGCAGCTGGTCCCGCGCCGGCACCTCGGCAACACCTTCACGCTGGACCCGCTGACCGGCGGACTGGCCGCCGCGCTCGCGCTCGTGGGCGCCGGGGCCCTGGCGGCGCACGCCCGCCGGCGCGGTCGGGACCAGCAGTACGTCGGACTCACGCCCGGTCTCGGACCGGTGGGCGCCGAGACCGCGGCCACCGTCCCCCGGTCCCGCCGGGCCCCGGTGGCGGTGCGGTTCACCCCGCCGGACGGCGTCCGCCCCGGCGAGCTGGGCACGCTGCTGGACGAGGTCGCGCACACCCACCACGTGACCGCGACCGTCGTCGACCTCGCCGTCCGGGGGCACCTCCGGATCACCGAGACCCGAGCGGCGGACGGGGACGGGGACGGCGGGACCGAGGTGCGCTCGTGGCGCCTGGTCCGGACGGCGGAGCGGGACCGGCCCGTGGAGAGGCTGCTGCCGTACGAGGACCTGGTGCTGCAGCGCCTCTTCGACGGGCGTTCCGAGGTCGCCCTCGACGACCTGGGGCCGTCGTTCACCGGGACGGTGGGGAAGGTGCAGGCGGCGCTCTACGCGGCCGTCACGGACCAGGGCTGGTTCGTGGCGAACCCGGCGACGGTCCGCCGCCGCTGGTACGGGATCGGGGCGGCGGTGCTCCTCGCCGGTGCGGCGCTCACGCTGGTGCTGGCCCTGACGGTCGGCTGGGGCCTGGTGGGGCTGGCCGTCGTGCTGGTCGGGGTGCTGGTGCTGGTCGTCGCCCACACGATGCCCGCACGGACGGCCGCCGGCAGCGCCGTGCTCGCCCAGGCACTGGGCTTCAAGACCTACCTGGAGACCGCGGAGGCCGACCAGATCCGCTTCGAGGAGGGCGAGGACCTGTTCTCCCGCTACCTGCCGCACGCGATCGCCTTCGGCGTGGCCGAGCGCTGGGCGGGGGTCTTCGCCGAGCTCGCCGCACGGGGACACGACGTGCCGGTCCCCGCCTGGTACGTCGGCCCCCAGCCGTTCGCGTTCGCGGCCGTCGGCGGCAGCTCGTTCGCCGACACCCTCGGCGCCTTCTCCCAGGCGGCGACGACGTCGATGACAGCCGCCACGGCGGGGACCAGCGGCGGCTCGGGGATGAGCAGCGGCTTCGCCGGGGGCGGCGTCGGCGGAGGTGGCGGCGGAGGCTGGTGA
- a CDS encoding serine hydrolase domain-containing protein: MLVTATALAAAAGPAQAGHRGGRLDQPADGFASPRTVLKTGTPQSAGLDPAPLERAWEAVTGFERAPDGGHPLYPGAVLTYGHEGRVVLTRASGHARLHADGAGTLLPEGERIATRTDTIYDLASISKLFTSVVVLQQVERGRVDLDAPVARYVPEFAANGKAGITIRQLLTHTSGFPAFLPFWSSYPDPASRRQAALTAKTVNVPGSTYLYSDLNLITLGEVVHRVSGRPLDRLVAEDVTGPLGMHDTGYNPDPALRARIAATEFQSAPDRGLVWGEVHDENAWAFGGVAGHAGVFSTSRDLSVLAQTMINGGTYRGERILSKASVQQMITNENTEFPGDDHGLGFELDQRWYMGGLASPRTAGHTGYTGTSLVIDFSSRSFVILLTNRVHPSRSWGSVNPARVAAAQGLAEALALKSRQGRDAWFSGTADARTATLTLPVPASGPAELRFDQLVDTESTDLLSLEVSTDEGVSWAPLPYRLDDQVVEGGHAVSGRRTWDRARAALPAGPSLVRWTCTQDANLSGRGIYLDGIRVTQGRRTLLDAERHPGLLTAENWTRARR, translated from the coding sequence GTGCTGGTCACGGCGACCGCGCTGGCGGCGGCCGCCGGCCCGGCGCAGGCCGGCCACCGGGGCGGCCGCCTCGACCAGCCAGCAGACGGCTTCGCGTCGCCGCGCACCGTGCTGAAGACGGGGACGCCGCAGTCCGCCGGGCTCGACCCGGCCCCGCTGGAGCGGGCCTGGGAGGCCGTCACCGGCTTCGAGCGGGCCCCCGACGGCGGCCACCCGCTCTACCCGGGGGCGGTGCTGACCTACGGCCACGAGGGCCGCGTGGTGTTGACCCGGGCCAGCGGTCACGCCCGGCTCCACGCCGACGGCGCGGGCACGCTGCTGCCCGAGGGCGAGCGGATCGCGACCCGGACCGACACGATCTACGACCTGGCGTCGATCTCGAAGCTGTTCACCTCGGTCGTCGTCCTGCAGCAGGTGGAGCGCGGTCGCGTCGACCTCGACGCCCCGGTGGCGCGGTACGTCCCGGAGTTCGCGGCGAACGGGAAGGCCGGCATCACCATCCGCCAGCTGCTGACCCACACCTCCGGCTTCCCGGCCTTCCTGCCGTTCTGGAGCTCCTACCCCGACCCCGCCTCCCGGAGGCAGGCCGCGCTGACGGCGAAGACCGTCAACGTCCCGGGTTCCACCTACCTCTACAGCGACCTGAACCTGATCACCCTCGGCGAGGTGGTCCACCGGGTCAGCGGCCGCCCGCTGGACCGGCTCGTGGCCGAGGACGTCACCGGGCCGCTGGGCATGCACGACACCGGCTACAACCCGGACCCCGCGCTCAGGGCGCGGATCGCGGCGACCGAGTTCCAGAGCGCGCCCGACCGCGGCCTGGTCTGGGGCGAGGTGCACGACGAGAACGCCTGGGCGTTCGGCGGGGTGGCCGGGCACGCGGGGGTCTTCTCCACCTCCCGCGACCTGTCCGTGCTGGCCCAGACCATGATCAACGGCGGCACCTACCGGGGTGAGCGGATCCTGTCGAAGGCTTCGGTCCAGCAGATGATCACCAACGAGAACACGGAGTTCCCCGGTGATGATCATGGTCTGGGCTTCGAGCTGGACCAGCGCTGGTACATGGGCGGGCTGGCCTCGCCCCGGACGGCGGGGCACACCGGCTACACCGGCACGTCGCTGGTGATCGACTTCAGCTCGCGCTCCTTCGTCATCCTGCTGACCAACCGGGTGCACCCGAGCCGCAGCTGGGGCAGCGTCAACCCGGCCCGCGTCGCAGCGGCCCAGGGGCTGGCCGAGGCGCTCGCCCTGAAGTCACGGCAGGGACGGGACGCCTGGTTCTCGGGCACGGCGGACGCCCGGACGGCGACGTTGACCCTCCCCGTGCCGGCGTCGGGGCCGGCGGAGCTGCGCTTCGACCAGCTGGTCGACACCGAGAGCACCGACCTGCTGAGCCTGGAGGTCTCCACCGACGAGGGGGTCAGCTGGGCGCCGCTCCCCTACCGGCTGGACGACCAGGTGGTCGAGGGAGGCCACGCCGTCTCCGGCCGGCGGACCTGGGACCGGGCGCGGGCTGCGCTGCCCGCCGGACCGTCGCTGGTGCGGTGGACCTGCACCCAGGACGCGAACCTGTCGGGCCGGGGCATCTACCTCGACGGCATCCGGGTGACCCAGGGGCGGCGCACCCTCCTCGACGCCGAGCGCCACCCGGGCCTGCTCACCGCCGAGAACTGGACTCGCGCCCGCCGCTGA
- a CDS encoding glycoside hydrolase family 3 protein: MARSRLVPAVAAGAALVLGVTALSAAPADAGRGGPDRPPRWVQETLHQMSLEQKVGQLFVPYVTGATADTASPENLERFGVATPAEAVRELHLGGVIYFAWSDNTQDPEQIARLSNGLQEAALERGGRSTGKDRGPAIPLTIATDQETGLVARVGPPATQFPGAMALGAGRDLRATRDTYGITGTELRAVGINADYAPDADVNVNPANPIIGVRSFSSRPALVADHVTAAVRGLQFDGEVSAVAKHFPGHGDTGTDSHSELPVITHTRAQWEQVDAPPFKAAIAAGVDSIMTAHISFPVLEPNGDPSTLSRKVLTGLLREELGYQGVIATDSLRMAGVRAKYSDAEIAIRAVEAGADVLLDPQQPVVQYQAVLDAVRSGRLTEQRLDESVRRILAMKYRRGVVQDPLVEVQRVARTVGTAAHLARAQQITDGTPTLVTDDADLVPLPSGSTLVTGSSATGVPLLAGKLAARGHRAEGFTTGSAPADATIAAAVTRAATHDTVVVMTSSATKDPAQQELVAALQRTGKPVLVVAVGHPYDISVLPGVPSYLVTCSTTPVALESLARLLDGAITPQGTLPVDIPSATDPGTVLHPFGTGLTS; encoded by the coding sequence ATGGCCCGCTCCCGCCTCGTCCCCGCCGTCGCCGCCGGTGCGGCCCTCGTGCTTGGGGTCACCGCCCTGAGCGCCGCTCCCGCCGACGCCGGCCGCGGCGGTCCCGACCGCCCGCCCCGGTGGGTGCAGGAGACGCTGCACCAGATGTCGCTCGAGCAGAAGGTGGGGCAGCTCTTCGTGCCCTACGTGACGGGCGCGACCGCCGACACCGCCTCGCCGGAGAACCTCGAGCGGTTCGGGGTCGCCACCCCGGCCGAGGCGGTCCGGGAGCTGCACCTCGGCGGGGTCATCTACTTCGCCTGGTCGGACAACACGCAGGACCCCGAGCAGATCGCGAGGCTGAGCAACGGCCTGCAGGAGGCCGCTCTCGAGCGCGGCGGCCGGTCGACGGGGAAGGACCGGGGGCCGGCGATCCCGCTGACCATCGCCACCGACCAGGAGACCGGCCTCGTCGCCCGGGTGGGGCCGCCGGCCACCCAGTTCCCCGGAGCCATGGCCCTGGGCGCCGGACGCGACCTGCGCGCGACCCGCGACACCTACGGCATCACCGGCACCGAGCTGAGGGCCGTCGGCATCAACGCCGACTACGCCCCCGACGCCGACGTGAACGTCAACCCCGCCAACCCGATCATCGGCGTCCGCTCGTTCTCGTCCCGCCCCGCGCTGGTCGCCGACCACGTCACCGCCGCCGTCCGCGGGCTGCAGTTCGACGGCGAGGTCTCCGCGGTCGCCAAGCACTTCCCCGGGCACGGCGACACCGGCACCGACTCGCACAGCGAGCTGCCGGTGATCACCCACACCCGCGCGCAGTGGGAGCAGGTCGACGCACCGCCGTTCAAGGCGGCCATCGCCGCCGGCGTCGACTCGATCATGACCGCGCACATCTCCTTCCCCGTGCTGGAGCCCAACGGTGACCCGTCCACGCTGAGCAGGAAGGTGCTGACCGGCCTGCTGCGCGAGGAGCTGGGCTACCAGGGGGTCATCGCGACCGACTCGCTGCGGATGGCGGGGGTGCGCGCGAAGTACAGCGACGCGGAGATCGCGATCCGGGCCGTCGAGGCGGGCGCCGACGTGCTGCTCGACCCGCAGCAGCCGGTCGTGCAGTACCAGGCCGTGCTCGACGCCGTCCGCTCCGGCCGGTTGACCGAGCAGCGACTCGACGAGAGCGTCCGTCGCATCCTGGCCATGAAGTACCGGCGCGGTGTGGTGCAGGACCCGCTGGTCGAGGTCCAGCGGGTCGCGCGCACGGTCGGCACCGCGGCGCACCTGGCCCGGGCGCAGCAGATCACCGACGGCACGCCGACGCTGGTCACCGACGACGCGGACCTGGTCCCGCTGCCGTCCGGCTCGACGCTGGTCACGGGCTCCAGCGCCACCGGCGTGCCGCTGCTGGCGGGGAAGCTGGCGGCGCGCGGCCACCGGGCCGAGGGCTTCACCACCGGCAGCGCCCCGGCCGACGCCACGATCGCGGCGGCCGTCACCAGGGCCGCGACGCACGACACCGTGGTGGTGATGACCTCCTCGGCCACGAAGGACCCCGCCCAGCAGGAGCTGGTCGCCGCGCTGCAGAGGACCGGCAAGCCGGTCCTCGTGGTCGCCGTGGGTCACCCCTACGACATCAGCGTGCTGCCCGGCGTGCCGAGCTACCTGGTCACCTGCTCCACCACCCCGGTGGCCCTGGAGTCGCTGGCCCGGCTGCTCGACGGGGCGATCACCCCGCAGGGCACGCTGCCGGTGGACATCCCCAGCGCCACCGACCCCGGGACGGTGCTGCACCCCTTCGGCACCGGCCTCACCTCCTGA
- a CDS encoding DUF3145 domain-containing protein, which translates to MSTTRGVLYIHSAPSALCPHIEWAVGGVFGMPVGVTWAAQPIERAAYRCEYPWSGPVGTAARLASALKGWQKVRFEVTEEPTSTSEGERYSYTPGLGVFHAVTGLHGDILVPEDRIKHAVVAAAVGGPDLPTALGQLLGQPWDDELEPFRHASDGGAVRWLHEVV; encoded by the coding sequence ATGAGCACGACCCGTGGAGTCCTGTACATCCACTCCGCGCCGTCAGCCTTGTGCCCGCACATCGAGTGGGCGGTCGGCGGCGTCTTCGGCATGCCCGTGGGCGTGACGTGGGCAGCGCAGCCGATCGAGCGCGCCGCGTACCGCTGCGAGTACCCGTGGTCGGGGCCCGTCGGCACCGCGGCGCGGCTCGCCAGCGCGCTCAAGGGCTGGCAGAAGGTCCGCTTCGAGGTGACCGAGGAGCCGACCTCGACCTCCGAGGGCGAGCGCTACTCCTACACCCCGGGGCTCGGGGTCTTCCACGCCGTCACCGGCCTGCACGGCGACATCCTCGTCCCCGAGGACCGGATCAAGCACGCCGTCGTGGCCGCCGCCGTCGGCGGGCCCGACCTGCCGACCGCCCTCGGCCAGCTGCTCGGCCAGCCCTGGGACGACGAGCTCGAGCCCTTCCGGCACGCCAGCGACGGCGGTGCCGTCCGGTGGCTGCACGAGGTCGTCTAG
- a CDS encoding PQQ-dependent sugar dehydrogenase → MSHRTPGRPAAVAVAGAMALLLAACSSTAATSAPPAPTSTGAGVALVGAPLEVPDGLDVAPFDEPREVQVPDGWSVSLWARVDAARLAAWTPDGRLLVSRPKQGDVVLLSPGEGEPASTTLLSGLEQPHGLAFAGSTLYVAQSDRVDAYPYDAGRVGDPRPVADGLPDAKSDDLRGAYAHALKSVAVGEDGAVYVSVGSTGNVSEEDRSADPERATVLRVPPGGGEPAVFARGVRNGTGLAVGPDGSVWSAVNNRDNIAYPYDRAADGDGGSDQGEVLDAYVADHPLEPLARLTQGRDLGWPYCNPDPDAEPGVPGSPLVYADRPFVRDVQTNADGAELDCDALAPVEQGMGAHSAPLGLSFAEDLPGPLGDGALVGIHGSWNRQPPRPPEVAFFPWRDGGLGDQQTLLGGFQDADGARWGRPVMAVQGPDDAVYVTDDAAGAVYRMVPPAR, encoded by the coding sequence ATGAGCCACCGCACGCCCGGCCGACCCGCTGCGGTCGCGGTCGCCGGGGCGATGGCCCTGCTGCTCGCCGCCTGCAGCAGCACCGCGGCCACCTCCGCGCCGCCCGCGCCGACCAGCACCGGGGCGGGCGTCGCCCTGGTCGGCGCGCCCCTCGAGGTGCCCGACGGCCTCGACGTCGCCCCGTTCGACGAGCCGCGCGAGGTGCAGGTGCCCGACGGCTGGTCGGTCAGCCTGTGGGCGCGCGTGGACGCGGCCCGGCTCGCGGCCTGGACGCCCGACGGCCGGTTGCTGGTCTCCCGGCCCAAGCAGGGCGACGTCGTGCTCCTCAGCCCGGGCGAGGGGGAGCCCGCCAGCACGACCCTGCTGAGCGGGCTCGAGCAGCCGCACGGCCTGGCCTTCGCCGGCTCCACCCTCTACGTCGCGCAGAGCGACCGCGTCGACGCCTACCCCTACGACGCCGGCCGGGTCGGCGACCCGCGGCCGGTCGCCGACGGGCTCCCGGACGCGAAGAGCGACGACCTCCGGGGCGCCTACGCGCACGCCCTGAAGAGCGTCGCCGTCGGCGAGGACGGTGCCGTCTACGTCTCGGTCGGCTCCACCGGCAACGTGTCGGAGGAGGACCGCAGCGCCGACCCCGAGCGCGCGACGGTGCTGCGGGTGCCACCCGGCGGCGGCGAGCCGGCCGTGTTCGCCCGCGGCGTCCGCAACGGGACCGGGCTGGCGGTCGGACCCGACGGGTCCGTCTGGAGCGCGGTCAACAACCGCGACAACATCGCCTACCCCTACGACCGGGCTGCGGACGGCGACGGCGGGTCCGACCAGGGCGAGGTGCTGGACGCCTACGTCGCCGACCACCCGTTGGAGCCGCTGGCCCGGCTCACGCAGGGCCGCGACCTCGGCTGGCCCTACTGCAACCCCGACCCGGACGCCGAGCCCGGCGTGCCCGGCAGCCCGCTGGTCTACGCCGACCGTCCCTTCGTCCGCGACGTGCAGACCAACGCCGACGGCGCCGAGCTCGACTGCGACGCCCTCGCGCCGGTGGAGCAGGGGATGGGCGCGCACTCGGCGCCCCTCGGCCTGTCCTTCGCCGAGGACCTGCCCGGACCACTCGGCGACGGCGCGCTGGTGGGCATCCACGGCTCCTGGAACCGGCAGCCGCCCCGCCCGCCCGAGGTGGCCTTCTTCCCGTGGCGCGACGGCGGCCTCGGCGACCAGCAGACCCTGCTCGGCGGCTTCCAGGACGCCGACGGCGCTCGCTGGGGCCGCCCCGTGATGGCCGTCCAGGGCCCCGACGACGCCGTCTACGTCACCGACGACGCCGCCGGCGCGGTGTACCGGATGGTGCCTCCCGCGCGTTGA
- a CDS encoding lipid kinase — MSGPVPHDRVALLVNGSSRRGADAYGRTLRGLRSAGLGVVRSVLLRDPAELPAEVAAAVAGRCRLLVVGGGDGTVGAVAGLLADLPAEVRPVLGVVPLGTANDFARTLDLRPGVVPGISALATGKVVDVDLGRANGTPFLNVASLGLSVGATHALHPQLKRRLGPVAYPVATLRAYRRHEPFDVRLEFPEGDREPLELSDLLQVAVGNGRHYGGGNTVAPDAGIDDASLDVYAVRAGRLREHLSLARLLRNGTLVHHEHVQHVVTPAVVLVTDRPQPVNLDGEIAAASPVEFRVQRNAVEVVVPHHITHLSHEGAAAGERTAPVRGADPVDAPPTP, encoded by the coding sequence ATGTCCGGTCCCGTCCCCCACGACCGCGTCGCCCTGCTGGTCAACGGCAGCTCACGGCGTGGCGCCGACGCGTACGGCCGCACCCTGCGCGGCCTCCGCTCGGCCGGGCTGGGGGTGGTGCGCTCCGTGCTGCTCCGCGACCCGGCGGAGCTGCCGGCCGAGGTGGCGGCCGCCGTCGCGGGCCGCTGCCGGCTGCTGGTGGTCGGCGGCGGGGACGGCACGGTCGGCGCCGTGGCGGGTCTGCTGGCCGACCTGCCGGCCGAGGTGCGCCCGGTGCTCGGCGTCGTCCCGCTGGGCACCGCCAACGACTTCGCCCGCACGCTGGACCTGCGGCCCGGCGTGGTCCCGGGGATCAGCGCCCTGGCGACCGGCAAGGTCGTCGACGTCGACCTGGGCCGGGCCAACGGCACCCCCTTCCTCAACGTCGCCTCGCTCGGGCTGTCGGTCGGCGCCACGCACGCCCTGCACCCGCAGCTGAAGCGCCGCCTCGGGCCGGTGGCCTACCCGGTGGCGACGCTGCGGGCCTACCGCCGGCACGAGCCGTTCGACGTGCGGCTGGAGTTCCCCGAGGGTGACCGGGAGCCGCTGGAGCTGAGCGACCTGCTGCAGGTCGCCGTGGGCAACGGGCGGCACTACGGCGGCGGCAACACCGTCGCCCCCGACGCCGGCATCGACGACGCCTCCCTCGACGTCTACGCCGTGCGCGCCGGCCGGCTGCGCGAGCACCTCAGCCTCGCCCGCCTGCTGCGCAACGGCACCCTGGTCCACCACGAGCACGTCCAGCACGTCGTCACGCCCGCCGTCGTGCTGGTGACCGACCGGCCCCAGCCGGTCAACCTCGACGGCGAGATCGCCGCCGCCAGCCCCGTCGAGTTCCGGGTGCAGCGCAACGCGGTGGAGGTGGTCGTCCCGCACCACATCACCCACCTCAGCCACGAGGGCGCTGCCGCCGGCGAGCGGACCGCCCCCGTGCGGGGCGCCGACCCCGTCGACGCGCCCCCGACGCCCTAG
- a CDS encoding MGH1-like glycoside hydrolase domain-containing protein, translated as MTSDSPPRPRPDTAEHRRLAESADASGPWRRWGPYVAGRQWGTVREDYSADGSAWDSFPFDHAYARTYRWGEDGLGAVCDRFGFVNLGLALWNTRDPILKERLFGLTNAEGNHGEDVKEHFWALDCTPTHSWMRWLYRYPQAEYPYARLRAENAARGRDDREFELADTGVLDENRFFDVLVTYAKASPDDLLMTVSATNHGPDPAPLELIPQLWLRNTWGWGRDERRTSIEPMPVEDGSGLTAVRLPHEHLGEIHLAAEGAPEVVFCENETNHLKLFGTGMNAARYTKDGINDHVVHGARDAVTHRGGTKVGFRYTFAEVPPGATVTVRLRMQPTPPDATTFGDGYAAVVTAREAEADAFYATVIHPGLDAEDTHVARRAYAGLLWGKQLYRYDVEQWLEGDPADTTPAPPARRHPGARNLHWQHLSLADVISMPDEWEYPWFAAWDTAFHTIPLAHVDPAFAKEQLVLMCREWAMHPNGQLPAYEWDFGDVNPPVHAWAAWHVYRIDGYRDREFLIRIFTKLLLNFSWWVNRQDAAGSNLFEGGFLGMDNIGLFNRSAPLPPGFRLEQSDATSWMAFYSQQMFKIALELSRFDSAWDDTATKFLEHFLSIARAMSSFGSRNISLWHEQDGFYYDVLVEPDGRAHHMRVRSMVGLLPLLGATEVPSWMEEECPGVGERLRWLQKRRPGLVGPLLTEHTGEGEAGDGQRRLLSMVDPERLRRILERMFDTEEFLSPYGIRSLSKAYTEPVEFEFHGRKTSIEYEPGESRTGMFGGNSNWRGPVWFPVNVLLADKLRTYGRHFGDSFLIEIPTGSGVKKTLVEAADLVDGGLTALFRTVDGRRPSDGERIEASDDPLWSAHPTFCEFFDGDTGEGLGATHQTGWTALVAHLLNPRLPPDPRRQGWG; from the coding sequence GTGACGTCGGACTCCCCCCCACGCCCGCGTCCGGACACGGCCGAGCACCGGCGCCTCGCCGAGTCGGCCGACGCCTCCGGGCCGTGGCGCCGCTGGGGTCCCTACGTGGCCGGGCGGCAGTGGGGCACGGTCCGCGAGGACTACTCCGCCGACGGCAGCGCCTGGGACTCCTTCCCGTTCGACCACGCCTACGCGCGGACCTACCGCTGGGGCGAGGACGGGCTGGGCGCGGTCTGCGACCGGTTCGGCTTCGTCAACCTGGGGCTGGCCCTGTGGAACACCCGCGACCCCATCCTCAAGGAGCGGCTCTTCGGCCTGACCAACGCCGAGGGCAACCACGGCGAGGACGTCAAGGAGCACTTCTGGGCCCTCGACTGCACGCCCACCCACAGCTGGATGCGGTGGCTCTACCGCTACCCGCAGGCTGAGTACCCGTACGCACGGCTGCGTGCGGAGAACGCCGCCCGGGGCCGCGACGACCGTGAGTTCGAGCTGGCGGACACCGGGGTGCTGGACGAGAACCGGTTCTTCGACGTCCTCGTCACCTACGCGAAGGCCAGCCCCGACGACCTGCTGATGACGGTCTCGGCCACCAACCACGGGCCCGACCCGGCCCCGCTGGAGCTGATCCCGCAGCTGTGGCTGCGCAACACCTGGGGCTGGGGTCGCGACGAGCGCCGCACCTCGATCGAGCCGATGCCGGTCGAGGACGGGTCCGGCCTCACCGCCGTCCGGCTGCCGCACGAGCACCTCGGGGAGATCCACCTGGCCGCCGAGGGCGCACCGGAGGTGGTGTTCTGCGAGAACGAGACCAACCACCTCAAGCTGTTCGGCACGGGGATGAACGCGGCCCGCTACACCAAGGACGGCATCAACGACCACGTGGTGCACGGTGCCCGCGACGCCGTCACCCACCGGGGCGGCACCAAGGTCGGGTTCCGCTACACCTTCGCGGAGGTGCCGCCCGGCGCCACCGTGACCGTCCGGCTGCGGATGCAGCCCACCCCGCCGGACGCGACGACGTTCGGCGACGGCTACGCCGCGGTGGTCACCGCCCGGGAGGCCGAGGCCGACGCGTTCTACGCCACCGTCATCCACCCGGGTCTCGACGCCGAGGACACCCACGTCGCGCGGCGGGCCTACGCCGGCCTGCTGTGGGGCAAGCAGCTCTACCGCTACGACGTCGAGCAGTGGCTGGAGGGCGATCCGGCCGACACCACGCCAGCGCCACCCGCGCGCCGGCACCCCGGGGCCCGGAACCTGCACTGGCAGCACCTGTCGCTCGCCGACGTCATCTCGATGCCCGACGAGTGGGAGTACCCCTGGTTCGCCGCCTGGGACACCGCGTTCCACACCATCCCGCTCGCCCACGTCGACCCGGCGTTCGCCAAGGAGCAGCTGGTGCTGATGTGCCGGGAGTGGGCGATGCACCCCAACGGCCAGCTGCCGGCCTACGAGTGGGACTTCGGCGACGTCAACCCGCCGGTGCACGCCTGGGCCGCCTGGCACGTGTACCGGATCGACGGCTACCGCGACCGCGAGTTCCTGATCCGGATCTTCACGAAGCTGCTGCTCAACTTCTCGTGGTGGGTGAACCGGCAGGACGCCGCCGGCTCGAACCTGTTCGAGGGCGGCTTCCTCGGCATGGACAACATCGGCCTGTTCAACCGCTCGGCGCCGCTGCCGCCCGGGTTCCGCCTGGAGCAGTCCGACGCCACCAGCTGGATGGCCTTCTACTCCCAGCAGATGTTCAAGATCGCCCTCGAGCTCTCCCGCTTCGACTCCGCCTGGGACGACACGGCGACGAAGTTCCTCGAGCACTTCCTCTCGATCGCCCGGGCCATGAGCTCGTTCGGCAGCCGCAACATCTCGCTGTGGCACGAGCAGGACGGCTTCTACTACGACGTCCTCGTCGAGCCCGACGGCCGCGCGCACCACATGCGCGTCCGCTCGATGGTCGGGCTGCTGCCCCTGCTGGGCGCCACCGAGGTGCCGTCCTGGATGGAGGAGGAGTGCCCCGGCGTCGGCGAGCGGCTGCGCTGGCTGCAGAAGCGGCGGCCGGGCCTGGTCGGGCCGCTGCTCACCGAGCACACCGGCGAGGGTGAGGCGGGGGACGGGCAGCGCCGGCTGCTGTCCATGGTCGACCCCGAGCGGCTGCGCCGGATCCTCGAGCGGATGTTCGACACCGAGGAGTTCCTGTCCCCGTACGGCATCCGCTCGCTCTCCAAGGCCTACACCGAGCCTGTCGAGTTCGAGTTCCACGGCCGCAAGACCTCGATCGAGTACGAGCCGGGGGAGAGCCGGACGGGCATGTTCGGCGGCAACTCCAACTGGCGCGGACCCGTCTGGTTCCCGGTCAACGTGCTGCTGGCCGACAAGCTGCGGACCTACGGCCGGCACTTCGGCGACTCGTTCCTCATCGAGATCCCCACCGGGTCGGGGGTGAAGAAGACCCTCGTGGAGGCCGCCGACCTCGTCGACGGCGGCCTGACGGCGCTGTTCCGGACCGTCGACGGGCGCCGGCCCAGCGACGGCGAGCGGATCGAGGCCAGCGACGACCCGCTCTGGTCGGCCCACCCCACCTTCTGCGAGTTCTTCGACGGCGACACCGGCGAGGGCCTGGGCGCCACCCACCAGACCGGCTGGACGGCCCTGGTCGCGCACCTGCTCAACCCGCGGCTGCCGCCCGACCCCCGGCGCCAGGGCTGGGGCTGA